In bacterium, one DNA window encodes the following:
- a CDS encoding type II toxin-antitoxin system PemK/MazF family toxin — MARILRGDIVWANLDPVIGSEQSGTRPVLVISQDVFNERSGTVIALAITSQPQRAGFPLTFALSSTKLPKKSWVKISQIRTLSVERVKNKIDRIAPEELNDIIDGLTEIVGS; from the coding sequence ATGGCCCGAATATTAAGAGGTGACATTGTATGGGCAAATTTAGATCCAGTAATTGGATCCGAACAATCTGGTACCCGACCCGTGCTTGTGATCAGCCAAGACGTTTTTAATGAAAGATCAGGAACGGTCATTGCTCTAGCTATTACAAGTCAACCTCAACGTGCTGGATTTCCCCTCACTTTTGCACTCTCATCAACAAAACTACCGAAAAAATCTTGGGTCAAAATCAGTCAAATTAGAACTCTCTCCGTTGAACGAGTAAAGAATAAAATTGATCGTATTGCTCCTGAAGAATTGAATGACATCATAGATGGATTAACCGAAATCGTTGGAAGTTGA
- a CDS encoding radical SAM protein, giving the protein MTQASSIEIQDFPLWKKLEEKRALFSFDLDLTARCNLNCRHCYINLPAGDSAAKAKELSLEEISHIADQAMELGALWCLLTGGEPLLRHDFIDIYLMLKRKGLLISLFTNATLVRPEHIELFQKYPPRDIEVTVYGASAETYERVTRRPGAYAHFVAGLDALFAAGIRVRLKAMALRSNLEDMEAISAFCRSRTKDYYRFDPQLHLRYDRDPVRNAEIEAERLTPEEVVALERADTARFGSLLKGCDELINESFTHVGCDHLFHCGAGNGSCSIGYDGTFRLCQSLWAPGTTVNLRETPLREAWEKLVPVVRDMRSQDERFLNSCRKCPIVNLCLWCPAHAHLETGCMDGETLFFCQVAHARAKAIEGARSAEPQL; this is encoded by the coding sequence ATGACACAGGCTTCGTCCATAGAGATTCAGGATTTTCCACTCTGGAAAAAACTGGAGGAAAAACGGGCTCTCTTTTCCTTTGATCTGGATCTTACCGCCCGCTGCAATCTGAACTGCCGACACTGCTACATCAATCTGCCGGCGGGCGACAGCGCGGCCAAAGCCAAAGAGCTCTCTCTGGAGGAGATCAGTCACATAGCGGATCAGGCTATGGAACTGGGCGCGTTGTGGTGCCTGCTCACCGGCGGCGAGCCGCTGCTGCGCCATGATTTCATCGATATCTATTTAATGCTTAAGCGCAAAGGGCTGCTGATCTCGCTGTTTACCAACGCCACCCTGGTTCGGCCGGAGCATATAGAACTCTTTCAGAAATATCCACCGCGCGATATCGAGGTGACCGTCTACGGAGCCTCAGCCGAGACCTATGAACGCGTCACTCGGCGGCCGGGCGCTTATGCGCACTTTGTCGCCGGCCTGGATGCGCTTTTCGCCGCCGGCATTCGCGTACGCCTCAAAGCCATGGCCCTGCGCTCCAACCTGGAGGACATGGAGGCCATCTCCGCATTCTGCCGCAGCCGCACCAAAGATTATTATCGTTTTGATCCGCAATTACACCTGCGCTACGACCGTGACCCGGTGCGCAACGCAGAGATCGAGGCGGAGAGGCTGACGCCGGAGGAGGTGGTGGCGCTGGAGCGAGCGGATACTGCGCGGTTCGGCTCGCTGCTAAAGGGCTGTGATGAGCTGATCAATGAGTCCTTTACCCATGTGGGCTGCGACCATCTTTTTCACTGCGGCGCAGGCAACGGCAGCTGCAGCATCGGCTATGACGGTACGTTTCGGTTGTGCCAGTCGCTGTGGGCGCCGGGGACCACGGTCAATTTGCGCGAGACGCCGTTGCGCGAGGCGTGGGAAAAGCTGGTGCCTGTGGTCCGGGATATGCGCTCACAGGATGAGCGATTTTTGAACTCCTGTCGAAAATGTCCAATCGTCAATTTGTGTCTGTGGTGTCCGGCGCACGCGCATCTGGAGACCGGCTGCATGGACGGCGAGACGCTGTTTTTCTGTCAAGTGGCGCATGCCCGCGCAAAAGCAATCGAGGGCGCAAGATCCGCTGAACCGCAATTGTAA